The following are from one region of the Siniperca chuatsi isolate FFG_IHB_CAS linkage group LG13, ASM2008510v1, whole genome shotgun sequence genome:
- the LOC122887081 gene encoding E3 ubiquitin-protein ligase MARCHF2-like, with the protein MSSSGCCHLPGSLCDYSGNAESDASKDSEESDSAAQAQYIAKVTAKDGRPLSTVVKAVSLQSDVGMCRICHEGAGGETLLSPCDCTGTLGKVHKSCLEKWLSSSNTSYCELCHTEFTIERRPQPLTQWLKDPGPRSEKRTLLCDMACFLLITPLAAISGWLCLRGAQDHLQLKSRLEAVGLIALTIALFTIYILWTLVSFRYHCQLYSEWRRTNQKVRLLMPDMKGAHTTQRSVPTKSTKKMTDETIV; encoded by the exons ATGTCTTCGTCAGGGTGCTGCCACCTACCTGGCTCCCTTTGTGATTACTCCGGGAATGCCGAATCTGATGCCTCCAAGGATTCGGAGGAGTCTGATTCTGCCGCGCAGGCCCAGTACATCGCCAAGGTTACGGCTAAAGATGGCCGCCCACTCTCCACTGTTGTCAAAGCAGTGAGCTTGCAGAG TGATGTGGGCATGTGTCGGATTTGTCATGAGGGAGCTGGAGGGGAGACGCTGCTTTCACCCTGCGACTGCACTGGCACGCTGGGTAAAGTGCACAAGAGCTGCTTAGAGAAGTGGCTGTCCTCCTCCAACACCAGCTACTGCGAACTCTGTCACACAGAATTCACTATTGAACGACGACCACAGCCACTCACACAG TGGCTGAAGGACCCAGGCCCTCGCAGTGAGAAGCGCACGCTGCTGTGCGACATGGCCTGCTTCCTTCTCATCACGCCCCTGGCAGCCATCTCCGGCTGGCTGTGTCTGAGGGGAGCCCAGGACCACCTGCAACTGAAGAGCAGACTCGAGGCTGTTGGCCTCATCGCCCTCACCATCgccctcttcaccatctacatcCTCTGGACACTG GTGTCATTTCGGTATCACTGTCAGTTGTACTCGGAGTGGAGGAGGACCAATCAGAAAGTGCGCCTGCTCATGCCCGACATGAAAGGGGCGCACACCACCCAGCGTTCTGTGCCGACCAAGTCGACCAAGAAAATGACTGATGAGACCATCGTATGA